Proteins found in one Synechococcus sp. LA31 genomic segment:
- a CDS encoding galactose oxidase has translation MAASRIRPTTVAASSDCEAWPFLDEGVLRPSRSRKVCMTCHWFRHHAGAKCIPVLTCQLHRGQIAQGEHLIRRCQGWTDDMVRQRGWAPEVG, from the coding sequence ATGGCTGCGTCTCGAATCCGGCCCACCACGGTGGCTGCAAGCAGTGACTGTGAGGCCTGGCCTTTTCTGGATGAGGGCGTGCTGCGCCCCAGCCGCAGCCGCAAGGTCTGCATGACCTGCCACTGGTTCAGGCACCACGCCGGTGCTAAGTGCATCCCCGTGCTCACCTGCCAGCTGCACCGCGGCCAGATCGCCCAGGGCGAGCACCTGATCCGCCGCTGCCAGGGCTGGACGGATGACATGGTTCGCCAACGGGGTTGGGCGCCGGAGGTGGGCTGA